In Jatrophihabitans sp., the following are encoded in one genomic region:
- a CDS encoding DUF3027 domain-containing protein, which produces MTAPSSSTQPQTVDAATAAAVELARAAAVDMAGADVGEHLGVQPEGELAVTHAFAASLPGYVGWFWAVTVVRAPNADPTVAEVVLLPGEHSLRAPEWVPWSQRVQPGDLSPGDLLPTAPDDPRLAPAYLLSDDPQVEQVAFELGLGRVRVLSRLGRLEAAERWFASSHGPDSPMAKQAPANCGTCGFFLPLAGSLQAGFGVCGNEVVEADGHVVSVEYGCGAHSEVVLEPVADESGEVFEDELIDLLPRDTGDVEDSDAEPATAEADAEPAEAEVDPEPATAEADTEPAEAEAEADTEADTEADTEAEAQPVASREADGEATTVRPL; this is translated from the coding sequence GTGACCGCTCCGAGCTCGTCGACTCAACCTCAGACCGTCGACGCCGCCACCGCCGCGGCGGTGGAACTGGCGAGGGCTGCCGCCGTCGACATGGCCGGCGCCGATGTCGGTGAGCACCTCGGTGTGCAGCCCGAAGGCGAGCTGGCCGTCACCCACGCCTTCGCCGCCTCGCTGCCCGGCTACGTCGGCTGGTTCTGGGCCGTCACCGTGGTGCGGGCGCCGAACGCGGACCCGACGGTCGCCGAGGTGGTGCTGCTGCCGGGTGAGCACTCGCTGCGCGCGCCGGAGTGGGTGCCGTGGAGCCAGCGGGTGCAACCGGGTGACCTCAGCCCCGGCGACCTGCTGCCGACCGCTCCTGATGACCCCCGGCTGGCGCCGGCCTACCTGCTCTCTGACGACCCTCAGGTCGAGCAGGTGGCCTTCGAGCTGGGCCTGGGCCGGGTCCGGGTGCTGTCCCGGCTGGGCCGCCTGGAGGCCGCCGAGCGCTGGTTCGCCAGCTCGCACGGACCGGACAGCCCGATGGCCAAGCAGGCGCCCGCCAACTGCGGCACCTGCGGCTTCTTCCTGCCGCTGGCCGGTTCGCTGCAGGCCGGCTTCGGGGTGTGCGGCAACGAGGTCGTCGAGGCCGACGGGCACGTGGTGTCGGTCGAGTACGGCTGCGGGGCGCACTCAGAAGTGGTGCTGGAGCCGGTGGCCGACGAGTCGGGCGAGGTCTTCGAGGACGAGCTGATCGACCTGCTGCCCCGTGACACCGGGGACGTCGAGGACTCCGACGCCGAGCCGGCCACGGCAGAGGCAGACGCCGAGCCGGCCGAGGCAGAGGTAGACCCCGAGCCGGCCACGGCAGAGGCAGACACCGAGCCGGCCGAGGCAGAGGCCGAGGCAGACACCGAGGCAGACACCGAGGCAGACACCGAGGCAGAGGCTCAGCCAGTGGCCAGCCGGGAAGCCGATGGGGAAGCCACCACTGTCCGGCCCCTCTGA
- a CDS encoding MmcQ/YjbR family DNA-binding protein, which produces MGKPPLSGPSDFQAQRPVRAASAGTPEDRARRCALSLPGAVEQDHHGIPSFRVGKKIFATLPTPQSLRVFVDEESIQSAVQRHPDCCEPVRWGAKVLGVAFDLDVAGHELVEEYLTQAWASRATPRLLAQLDSRTHSS; this is translated from the coding sequence ATGGGGAAGCCACCACTGTCCGGCCCCTCTGACTTCCAGGCACAACGGCCGGTGCGAGCAGCGAGCGCTGGCACGCCGGAGGACCGAGCACGGCGTTGCGCGCTCAGCCTGCCGGGGGCTGTCGAGCAGGATCATCACGGTATTCCGTCGTTCAGGGTGGGCAAGAAGATCTTCGCCACGCTGCCGACACCGCAGTCGCTGCGGGTGTTCGTCGATGAAGAATCGATACAGTCAGCGGTTCAGCGACATCCTGACTGTTGCGAGCCGGTTCGCTGGGGAGCCAAGGTCCTCGGCGTCGCATTCGATCTCGACGTCGCCGGTCACGAGCTGGTCGAGGAGTACCTGACGCAGGCGTGGGCCAGCCGCGCGACGCCTCGATTGCTGGCGCAGTTGGACTCCCGCACGCATTCCAGCTAG
- a CDS encoding aminodeoxychorismate synthase component I has protein sequence MAELVRHRLRLRARPGDLLRTLARAGELDTSVLVCLAGRWAGQAPLICWNPVRTVTDPRLLGKVGEFGGVGGFGEVGGRGADELTGAAPDAVGGGWFGWWSYDGPSWFGLFEQVLRRDSDGDWWLESIADGPARGLDEQAAVIERIGDTATPPVLQPPVISGLTSTPRQRHLAAVEQAIAAIRAGQLYQANVCARFEGRLTGSPVELFATGLDRLAPDYAAFVQTPARTVVSFSPELFLRREGDQVRTAPIKGTRRRLGTAADADQLMARDLAHSAKDRAENVMIVDLMRNDLSRVCLPGSVDTPTLLSVRPGPGVWHLVSEVTGRLSPDATDSDLLSACFPPGSVTGAPKIRAQQLIEDLEGAGRGVFTGAIGYLSPLPAQPAAGRPGRAEFNVAIRTFEISGDRIELGVGGGITADSAPMQEWQECLVKAAPLLALGGATVDGDRPLPAPAVVRAEDGVIETMLAVDGRIVALADHLARLQSSCLELYRIRLPAELPRQLHQAVAGGAGRRRVRLRFGPGLRHPEIDVAPAPEAGAGVALHCHAGRSGNWRHKWADREWLTGLERAGSWPLFTEPGPDGAELALETSRSNLAVICRDGVLRTPVLAENVLPGITRRRLLDAALDRGWPVLLGPVLLSEVRDARLVLSLSSIRGAAVVESLDGNRLDVDTALLAELSGWLG, from the coding sequence TTGGCTGAACTGGTCCGACACCGGCTCCGGCTGCGGGCCAGGCCCGGGGACCTGCTCAGGACACTGGCCCGCGCCGGTGAGCTGGACACCAGCGTGCTGGTCTGCCTGGCCGGACGCTGGGCCGGGCAGGCGCCACTGATCTGCTGGAACCCCGTCCGGACGGTCACCGACCCCCGACTGCTCGGCAAGGTCGGAGAGTTCGGCGGGGTCGGCGGGTTCGGCGAGGTCGGCGGCCGGGGGGCCGACGAGCTGACCGGCGCCGCGCCGGACGCGGTCGGAGGCGGCTGGTTCGGCTGGTGGAGCTACGACGGCCCATCCTGGTTCGGTCTCTTCGAGCAGGTGCTGCGCCGCGACTCCGACGGTGACTGGTGGCTGGAGTCGATCGCCGACGGCCCTGCCCGAGGCCTGGACGAGCAGGCCGCCGTTATCGAGCGGATCGGCGACACCGCGACGCCGCCGGTTCTGCAGCCACCGGTGATCAGCGGCCTCACCAGCACCCCGCGCCAACGGCACCTGGCCGCGGTGGAGCAGGCGATCGCCGCGATCCGGGCCGGGCAGCTCTACCAGGCCAACGTCTGCGCCCGCTTCGAGGGACGGCTGACCGGTTCGCCGGTCGAGCTGTTCGCGACCGGCCTGGACCGGTTGGCGCCGGACTACGCCGCGTTTGTGCAGACACCGGCCCGCACCGTGGTGAGCTTCTCACCGGAGCTGTTCCTGCGCCGGGAGGGCGATCAGGTGCGCACCGCGCCCATCAAGGGCACCCGGCGCCGGCTCGGAACGGCTGCTGACGCCGATCAGCTGATGGCACGAGATCTGGCGCACTCGGCCAAGGACCGTGCCGAGAACGTCATGATCGTGGACCTGATGCGCAACGACCTGTCCAGGGTGTGCCTGCCCGGCAGCGTCGACACCCCGACGTTGCTCAGCGTGCGGCCCGGGCCAGGCGTCTGGCATCTGGTCTCGGAGGTGACCGGCCGGCTGAGCCCCGACGCCACCGACTCCGACCTGCTGAGCGCCTGCTTTCCGCCCGGTTCGGTCACCGGAGCGCCGAAGATCCGCGCGCAGCAGCTGATCGAGGACCTCGAAGGCGCCGGGCGCGGGGTGTTCACCGGCGCGATCGGCTACCTGAGCCCGCTTCCGGCCCAGCCCGCTGCCGGCCGGCCGGGCCGGGCCGAGTTCAACGTCGCCATCAGGACGTTCGAGATCTCCGGCGACCGGATAGAGCTAGGCGTCGGCGGCGGGATCACCGCTGACTCGGCGCCGATGCAGGAATGGCAGGAGTGCCTGGTCAAGGCGGCGCCGCTGCTGGCTCTCGGCGGCGCGACGGTGGACGGCGACCGGCCGCTGCCGGCGCCGGCGGTGGTGCGAGCCGAGGACGGGGTCATCGAGACCATGCTCGCGGTGGACGGCCGGATCGTGGCGCTGGCCGATCACCTGGCCCGGCTGCAGTCGTCCTGCCTGGAGCTCTACCGCATCAGGCTGCCCGCCGAGCTGCCCCGGCAGCTGCACCAGGCGGTGGCCGGCGGCGCAGGCCGGCGGCGGGTGCGGCTGCGCTTCGGGCCGGGGCTGCGCCACCCCGAGATCGACGTGGCGCCGGCCCCGGAGGCAGGCGCCGGCGTGGCGCTGCACTGCCACGCCGGGCGCAGCGGCAACTGGCGGCACAAGTGGGCCGACCGCGAATGGCTCACCGGGCTGGAACGAGCCGGCAGCTGGCCGCTGTTCACCGAGCCGGGCCCGGACGGGGCCGAGCTGGCGCTGGAGACCAGCCGCAGCAACCTGGCGGTGATCTGCCGGGACGGCGTGCTGCGGACGCCGGTGCTAGCGGAGAACGTCCTGCCCGGGATCACCCGGCGACGGCTGTTGGACGCCGCCCTGGACCGCGGCTGGCCGGTCCTGCTCGGGCCGGTCCTGCTCAGCGAGGTCCGCGACGCCCGGCTGGTGCTCAGCCTGTCCAGCATCCGCGGCGCCGCCGTCGTCGAATCCCTCGACGGGAACCGCCTCGACGTCGACACAGCCCTGCTCGCCGAGCTCAGCGGCTGGCTCGGCTGA
- a CDS encoding DUF2530 domain-containing protein, with the protein MSRTGKPGPPTAPASTPDGPNDVQMLSVNARRVVLAGTAAFGLAFVVLLPFWSWLGEHDHRVWLWTALAGTVLGLLALPLVRKHTGEGRLG; encoded by the coding sequence GTGAGCAGGACTGGCAAGCCCGGACCCCCGACTGCCCCTGCGTCCACCCCCGACGGCCCGAATGACGTCCAGATGCTGAGCGTCAACGCCCGCCGGGTGGTGCTGGCCGGCACCGCCGCGTTCGGCCTGGCCTTTGTCGTCCTGCTGCCGTTCTGGTCCTGGCTGGGCGAGCACGACCACCGGGTCTGGCTGTGGACGGCGCTGGCGGGAACGGTGCTCGGCCTGCTGGCCTTGCCGCTGGTCCGCAAGCACACCGGTGAAGGCCGGCTTGGCTGA